A stretch of Henckelia pumila isolate YLH828 chromosome 4, ASM3356847v2, whole genome shotgun sequence DNA encodes these proteins:
- the LOC140864211 gene encoding DNA excision repair protein ERCC-1 produces MEDSGEPESHRQPPHTSSFHIEIPSYEEVVQPTTADHSLFNPSSSFSQAFNFVKNSEFYSAPAPPPPYQSPSAVPRGIGLSEVPSTSASAPVPSRNCILVSHRQKGNPLLKHIRNVRWAFADIICDYLMGQSSCALYLSLRYHLLHPDYLYFRIRELQKNFKLCVVLCHVDVEDVVKPLLEVTKTALLHDCTLLCGWSLEECGRYLETIKVYENKPADLIQGQMDMDYLSRLNHALTAVRHVNKTDVVTLGSTFGSLSHIMDASMEDLARCPGIGERKVKRLYDTFHEPFKRVAPAPNIATPIKNPSDHISEPKPASVSEVEKEVPDARKQRKTVAETSVRSALEAAFAKYSGKNKKRKQGNIEEENFAGKKRDDSGEFTT; encoded by the exons ATGGAAGACAGCGGCGAACCTGAAAGCCACCGGCAGCCGCCGCACACTTCATCGTTTCACATCGAGATACCTTCTTACGAGGAGGTGGTACAGCCCACCACTGCCGACCATTCCCTCTTCAATCCTTCGTCTTCCTTTTCCCAGGCCTTCAATTTCGTCAAGAACTCAGAATTCTACTCCGCCCCGGCTCCTCCGCCGCCGTATCAATCTCCCTCAGCCGTCCCGAG GGGGATTGGACTATCGGAAGTTCCATCCACATCTGCTTCGGCTCCTGTTCCTAGTCGAAATTGCATCCTTGTTAGCCATAGACAG AAGGGAAACCCATTGCTGAAGCATATAAGGAATGTGCGATGGGCTTTTGCTGATATTATTTGTGATTATTTGATGGGACAAAGTTCTTGTGCTCTTTATTTGAG TCTACGGTATCATCTACTGCATCCAGACTACCTATATTTTCGGATTAGAGAACTGCAAAAAAACTTCAAGCTTTGTGTTGTTTTGTGCCATGTTGATGTG GAAGATGTTGTTAAGCCCTTGCTTGAAGTCACAAAAACAGCTCTACTTCATGACTGCACTCTTTTATGCGGCTGGAG CCTAGAGGAATGTGGCCGTTACCTGGAGACTATTAAAGTATATGAAAACAAACCAGCAGATCTTATCCAGGGACAAATGGATATGGACTATCTGTCACGg TTGAATCATGCACTCACAGCAGTACGTCATGTTAACAAAACGGATGTTGTTACTCTGGGGTCAACATTTGGG TCTCTTTCTCATATCATGGACGCATCAATGGAAGATTTAGCGCGTTGCCCTGGCATAGGAGAAAGAAAG GTGAAACGGTTGTATGATACTTTCCATGAGCCATTCAAACGTGTAGCTCCTGCTCCCAACATCGCAACTCCTATAAAAAATCCAAGCGACCACATTTCTGAACCTAAACCCGCATCTGTGAGTGAGGTCGAGAAGGAAGTCCCAGATGCCAGGAAACAGAGAAAAACGGTAGCTGAAACAAGTGTAAGATCGGCCTTGGAGGCTGCGTTTGCCAAGTATTCGGGAAAGAACAAAAAAAGGAAGCAGGGTAACATAGAAGAGGAGAATTTTGCTGGCAAGAAACGAGACGATAGTGGAGAATTCACAACTTAG